From a region of the Globicephala melas chromosome 19, mGloMel1.2, whole genome shotgun sequence genome:
- the SLC9A5 gene encoding sodium/hydrogen exchanger 5 isoform X3, producing MLRAALPLLWLPLAGAGATEEPTQEPGSPGEPPPGLALFRWQWHEVEAPYLVALWILVASLAKIVFHLSRKVTSLVPESCLLILLGLVLGGIVLAVAKKAEYQLEPGTFFLFLLPPIVLDSGYFMPSRLFFDNLGAILTYAVVGTLWNAFTTGAALWGLQQAGLVAPRVQAGLLDFLLFGSLISAVDPVAVLAVFEEVHVNETLFIIVFGESLLNDAVTVVLYKVCNSFVEMGSANVQATDYLKGVASLFVVSLGGAAVGLVFAFLLALTTRFTKRVRIIEPLLVFLLAYAAYLTAEMASLSAILAVTMCGLGCKKYVEANISHKSRTAVKYTMKTLASCAETIIFMLLGISAVDSSKWAWDSGLVLGTLFFILFFRALGVVLQTWVLNQFRLVPLDKIDQVVMSYGGLRGAVAFALVILLDRTKIPAKDYFVATTIVVVFFTVIVQGLTIKPLVKWLKVKRSEHHKPTLNQELHEHTFDHILAAVEDVVGHHGYHYWRDRWEQFDKKYLSQLLMRRSAYRIRDQIWDVYYRLNIRDAISFVDQGGHVLSSTGLTLPSMPSRNSVAETSVTNLLRESGSGACLDLQVIDTVRSGRDREDAVMHHLLCGGLYKPRYRVGLLQELFKNVFSGSRGQIKLEGPRIPPALAHHPEAPYCPYSQATHHVFLS from the exons ATGCTGCGCGCCGCACTGCCGCTGCTCTGGCTGCCCCTGGCGGGGGCGGGAGCAACCGAAGAGCCCACCCAGGAGCCGGGGTCGCCGGGTGAGCCTCCCCCAGGGTTGGCGCTCTTCCGCTGGCAGTGGCACGAGGTGGAGGCGCCCTACCTGGTAGCCCTCTGGATCCTGGTGGCCAGCCTGGCTAAAATCG TGTTTCACTTGTCTCGGAAGGTGACGTCTCTGGTCCCTGAGAGCTGCCTGCTGATTTTGCTGGGACTGGTGCTGGGGGGCATTGTCTTGGCTGTGGCCAAGAAAGCTGAATACCAGCTGGAGCCAGgcaccttcttcctcttcctgttgccTCCTATCGTGCTGGACTCGGGCTATTTCATGCCTAGCCGGCTATTCTTTGACAACCTGGGCGCCATCCTCACCTACGCTGTGGTGGGCACACTCTGGAATGCCTTCACGACAGGTGCTGCCCTCTGGGGCCTGCAGCAGGCTGGACTTGTGG CCCCTAGGGTGCAGGCTGGCTTGCTGGACTTCCTGCTGTTCGGGAGCCTCATCTCAGCAGTGGACCCCGTGGCCGTGCTGGCTGTCTTTGAGGAGGTGCACGTCAACGAGACCCTCTTTATCATCGTCTTCGGCGAGTCCCTGCTCAACGATGCAGTTACTGTG GTGCTGTACAAGGTCTGCAACTCTTTTGTGGAGATGGGCTCTGCCAACGTGCAGGCCACTGACTACCTGAAGGGAGTCG cctccttgTTTGTGGTCAGTCTGGGCGGGGCAGCCGTGGGCTTAGTCTTTGCCTTCCTCCTGGCCCTGACCACACGCTTCACCAAGCGGGTCCGCATCATCGAGCCTCTGCTGGTCTTCCTCCTCGCCTACGCAGCCTACCTTACTGCTGAAATGGCCTCGCTCTCCGCCATTCTTGC GGTGACTATGTGTGGCCTGGGCTGTAAGAAGTACGTGGAGGCCAACATCTCCCATAAGTCCCGCACAGCTGTCAAGTACACAATGAAGACTCTAGCCAGCTGTGCTGAGACCATCATCTTCATGCTGCTTGGCATCTCGGCCGTGGACTCTTCCAAGTGGGCCTGGGACTCTGGGCTGGTGCTGGGCACCCTCTTCTTCATCCTGTTCTTCCGAGCCCTCG gcGTAGTCCTGCAGACGTGGGTGTTGAATCAGTTCCGGCTGGTCCCTCTGGACAAGATTGACCAGGTGGTGATGTCCTATGGGGGCCTGCGGGGGGCTGTGGCCTTCGCTCTTGTCATCCTCCTGGACAGGACCAAGATCCCTGCCAAGGACTACTTTGTAGCCACCACTATTGTGGTGGTCTTCTTCACAGTCATCGTGCAG GGCCTGACCATCAAGCCACTGGTCAAGTGGCTGAAGGTGAAGAGGAGTGAGCATCACAAACCTACCCTGAACCAGGAGCTGCATGAGCAC ACTTTTGACCACATTCTGGCTGCAGTGGAGGACGTTGTGGGGCACCATGGCTATCACTACTGGAGGGACAG GTGGGAGCAGTTTGATAAGAAGTACCTGAGTCAGCTGTTGATGCGGCGGTCAGCCTACCGCATCCGGGACCAGATTTGGGATGTGTACTACAGACTCAACATCCGGGATGCCATCAGCTTCGTGGACCAG GGAGGCCACGTCTTGTCCTCCACCGGGCTCACTCTGCCCTCTATGCCCAGCCGCAATTCTGTGGCAGAAACCTCTGTCACCAACCTGCT gaGGGAGAGTGGCAGTGGAGCATGTCTGGATCTGCAGGTGATTGACACAGTACGCAGCGGCCGGGACCGTGAGGATGCTGTGATGCACCACCTGCTCTGTGGAGGCCTTTACAAACCTCGCTACAGG gtTGGCCTGTTACAAGAGCTGTTTAAGAATGTCTTCTCTGGTAGCAGAGGGCAGATCAAACTGGAGGGG CCCAGAATCCCTCCAGCTTTGGCTCACCACCCTGAGGCCCCATATTGTCCTTACAGTCAGGCAACCCACCATGTCTTCCTCAGTTAA